Part of the Engystomops pustulosus chromosome 4, aEngPut4.maternal, whole genome shotgun sequence genome is shown below.
GGGTACTCCCAGAGAAGACTTACTGGAAAGCATACCATTGTTAAGATCTGCTACTGCCTTCCTTGCTGACGCATCTGCCAAAGGAATAAGGTttgctgcaaaagaaggagctcttaccaatgccaccaggagggccttatggctgaaacagTGGAGCGGGGACATCCGCTCTAAATCCAAATTGTGCAGCATTCCTTTCTCCGGAGACTTTGTGTTCGGACCCGAATTGGACGCTATACTCGAAAAGGCGTCCGACagaaaaaggggatttccagagtcCAAAACTGTACCCAAGAAATCTTCCTTTcgtccttttaggaacaccggagagacttaccgtggcaaaggtaagcaaggacggtggagttatcccaaaggaggaaggggaaggggtttccttttctctaacctcccagagggtccaggaaacaagaaacaatgacgccagagtgggggggcgtctcctgGGTTTCCTATCCCAGTGGACAAAGGTCACCTCGAATCCCTGGGTACTATCTATCTTGGAATCAGGCTACAGGATAGAATTCTCATcaccccccccttctccaaggtttgtcgctcccttaccctctctctctcattctacacattccttcatttggcaggaagtgtttcatctaatccacatgggagtggtggtgccggtccctcaagaacaagaaaaattgggattctactccccgttgttcctcgtcaaaaaaccagacggatcaaatcgcctaattatcaacttgaaagagctaaaccgcttcatcgtttacagaagatttcgcatggagtcggtaagaacagCTACCCAACTTATTCACACAGGCTCCTATATGTGCACTTTAGATCTAAAAGACGCATATTACCATGTACCTATTCACCCCTCATCTCAGAGATTCCTAAGATTCTCGGTTCTCTCTCCCGAGGGCTCTGTCTTACACTTTCAATTCCGTGCACTTCCATTCGGTATTTCATCGGCTCCAAGGGTCTTTaccaagatcatggtggaggtggtagcctttttaagactacaagacatatcaatcatcccttacctagacgatttgctaattatagggaaagacaaacaaaaactaatcttggcaagagagtcttccctaagaattttaacagagttggggtggttaatcaacctgaaaaaatcaagtttagtaccctccactcgaaagacctttctagggatcattctagactcaactcaccaaatgtcttttcttcctcaggagaaaATATCCAACATAAGGCATCAGATTCGTTCATTCAGACGGAAGGACTCTGTACCAGTCAGACAGGCGATGAAGATCCTGGGGCTCCTCACAGCATGCCTACCTGCGGTCGCCTGGAGTCAGAGCCATACTCGGATTCTTCAGAGTTGGATCCTAACCTTCTGGAACAGGAAGTCTTCAGGTCTAGACAAGAAGATCCGGATTCCTTCCTTTGTAAAGAGGGACCTGCTGTGGTGGATGGAATCAAGGAACCTAGAGAAAGGAGTATGTTGGCACCACctcccaaccatcaccatagtgacggacgcaagcagctcaggctggggagcaatccttccttcccactacgagcaggggtcctggactctagcccaagcaaaaagcagctcaaactacagggagttaagagcggtctgggaagcgctaagatcgaacacagcctatctgagggatcatcatatccacattctctcggacaacgtctcgacagtgtcctatttaaggagacaagggggtacaagatctccagTATTATCGAGTCTGGCTCGTACCATCTTCCAGTGGGCGGAAGAAAACATCCTTTCCATCTCTGCCACTCATTTGAAGGGATCCCTCAACAGAGaagcggattatctcagcaggagagagatcctaccgaacgaatggtgtctcaaccaggaaatcttcctacatctaaccagcgtctggggcatgccccaaatagacctattcgccacgagggagaattcaaaatgccaacaatacttctctctggaggccggcgagtccagagatcacttggacgcgttcagccatcgttggagcggaagtcttatgtatgcctttcccccaattcccctaattgcgagagtactcaggaaaatcttgctcgaccggtcaagggtgatcctgatctgcccaaactggccaaaaagaagctggtaccCACTGCTGAGGTCCCTATCTGTCCAGCAACCCTTTATTCTACCGATTCAGAAGGACCTGCTATACCAAGGTCCGATTTTCCATCCCGATCCAGGAAGACTCCGTctggcggcttggatcctgagttcGAGTTCCTAAGGTCCCAAGGTCTCTCTCGGGCCGTAATAACTACgttgaaggcaagtaggaaaaaggttactttcgccatataccataagatatggaaaaagtttgtgaccttttgtggggctaatcccccctctcagtctaacccaaatattttacaggtactagacttcctgcaaaaaggactagaaattggtctttctactagcactttgaaagtccaaatttcggctctgagcgcattcttcgaccaacccctggcggaccacaggtgggtcaaaagatttattgctgCTGCAAATAGAATTAGGCCTCAGGTTCTGAAACGGGTTCCCtcctgggatctctccctggttcTAGATGCTCTCTCCAGGCCTCCCTTTGAGCCTTTAAAAGACGCTAGTATAAAAAACCTAACCTTAAAAACTTCCTTATTAGTAGCTGTGACCTCagctagaaggctgggggaactccaagccatttctattaGAGAACCCTATATGTGTATTCTCCCCGACAGGATAACTTTGACTCTGGATCCAAGCTTTGTTCCTAAAGTGGCGTCCAGGTTTCACAAGAACCAAGAAATAATTCTTCCATCATTCTACGGGAATCCTTCTTCAAGCAAGGAATTGGagtggcattccctggatgtaaggcGCTCGGTCTTAGAGTACTTAAAAGCTACGAAACCTTGGCGCAAAgatcacaatctctttgttcagtttcaggggaagaacaaaggggtaaaggcatccAAAACCACGATCGCCAGATGGTTAAAGACTGCCATAGCCTCCTGTTACACAGAACAGGGGAAGGAAGTTCCTCCTaaccttaaagcccattccaccagagccatatccgcctcctgggcagagaagaggggcgcttctcttgaacaaatctgcagagccgccacctgggtttcttcatccacctttgcaaaacactatcggctggacttacccaactcacaggatctcgccttcggtcagaaggttctccaggctgtggtcccaccctaactctactaattttgtagatctcctagtgggccgtcatgggggacgttatggaaattgtgaattagactcaccggtaattcggtttccatctagtcctccatgacggcctatatatttttccctcccatgtttctttcacttctttgaaaattctgtatgtgattctaacaagacagaataaaaatatgttgtatcttccaccggtgtagttatttggtagacactggcgggaggatgtggggggaggcttttaacctctctgcttcctgtccctacagaggtcaagggtcatcctcctagtgggccgtcatggaggactagatggaaaccgaattaccggtgagtctaattcacaatttcataGAATTCTGATAAACTACTTGTCGTTATtctttttttatcattaaaatGTCTGAATCTTTGTTAGAGCACACAGAGGGCTCATTTAGACTGTCTTGTACTCGCCCGACCGGATCCCTGGTGAGTGCAGGGACCAGAGGAGATCATCAATCACCCCTCTTCCCATGTTTTGGTCACTGTGTACTCACCGCGCCGTGACTAGtagccatacaagtctatgggggtggtgatctggtcgcaaatcatgcaaccaggtcactgccccccataatgggCATGTAGATGCACCCTGAGACTGAATGGAAGCTATACTGTAATGATGTAATCTAATGCATCATTTTGCAGGTAAGCTATTAACAGGGACTGAATGGTGAAAATTAACGGACATTGTGGATTCCTTATCTACATTTGCAGTAATCGAATTGCCACATCCATCTGTTATGTGCATGTATTTCAAAACTGTAGTCTCTCAAGCATCTTGGAGGTTGTAAGAATACAACAGAACGTCATGGCTGTCTATCATTCTGGTTTGGTTCATTACCTATTCAGATGCTCTGGCTACGATTGTAAATTACTAAAGCTGCAAAAAGCAATGTGTGGAcatacaagtgcttctcaataagTTAGAATATCAGCagaaagtaatttttttcagtAACTCAATTCAAACAATGAAACTCACATATAcagtcattacaaacagagtgaactttttaagtttatttatgttaatgattATGGCTTACAAGGAAAATCCAAAAGTCATTATTTCAGTCAATTAGATTATTATATAAGACCAActgtataaaatgttttgaacACAATACTTGGTTGGGGCTCCTTTTGCATAAATGACTGCATCCATGCGACATGCAGACTAGGGGCGTCACTAGACCAAAAGATCTGGGGTCTGTGCCCCAGATCAGCGGGTCAGTTATCACACTGTCTGCAAATCATACCCGATTCCCACTTCTAACTGCATATTTTCCAGACGCAGATtgaggtgagtactgtagtgagTGGAGAACGGAGTCAGCAGCTCCGTTCTTCACTACAGTGAGCGGGAGACACAGTGACACCACGTCTCCTGCTCCAAGCAGCTTACGATAGTGCTGGGAGCCAGAGACACGGTATGATGACGTCACTGGGCCACGTCTTGACAGGAAGTGGAGAAGCAGGAAGGAAAgcaggtaagtatttttttttttcttttaattctctATTTAGGGCCTCTGGGGCACATCTATCAATCAGGGGGGCTTCAATTGCTATGGGAAACATTAATTTTTGGGGGGACATCAATTGATCGAAGGGGCATTAATTGCTTGGGAACTGTGGGGATCATTTATTCCTGGAGGAAGGAGGGCTGTGGGGCACATCCACTGctagggggaaggggctgtgggGCATATCCTTTGCTAGGGGGTGGGGCTGTAGGGAAAATCCATTTTTGGGGGGTCTGGCGGAGACATCAAATGTGTGAAGGGGCTACAGAGGACACCAATTGCTCTGTAGCTGTGAGGGACATTAATTGCTTAGGGGGacattacttaaagaggacctgtcaccccccccccccaaaagacccCCAAATATGTCCCCCTTAATCCTCCCCCACCCCCTTTCTAgcaatgacatttttttaaaaaaattttggttggcaaagttagttttaatcgatctgacctcttaccaaataagaggtcggatccttgtCGACCTGgcagtcggccgtatatatgagggggccggccgacgcccctcctccacgcccctgtcagcggggacctgtaagaatagcttGCAGCAGGGCATATATTGTGCAATCGCTGCCGGATCTCTGCAATGCGGCTgccgtatatatataacattcagCCGgctctgtgaataagcccctctgcggctGTATCTGTTCTCCTCTTTAAAGAACATCAGTctgtctgatggtagatgtgtagcACTTACTTGCACGTTTCTTTCATTACAGCAAagaaaaagcatttaaaaaaattatgtaaattagcctgaggggctcaggcTGACGTCACCTAAGCGCCTTTCGGCATCGACGGCGCATGGTTAGAGCAGGCGTGTGCTCTCTCCCAGCTCCTCTGACAGGAGCAGGAGGTACAATTACATTACGGGGcagaataaatttaaaaaacaggAAAGGCAAGAGGTGCTCGGCTGACGTCTGAGTGCCTCCGGCTAGTTTACatgttttttaaaacattttttttcggtGTAAGAGTgacgtttctttatgcactaaaaacagtTCCACTTACTGCATAAAGAAAAGTGCATGCAAGTGCTACACATCTAGCATCAATGAGACTGATGGTagggagatgtcctttaactggggtctgtgggggacattataagcTGGGGACTGAAgaatacattatatactggaggctgtggaggacactatatactggggtctgtgggagacattatatactggaggctgtggaggataTTAATAGGGGCTGttgggtacattatatactggcaTCTGTAGGGACATCACTTACTGATGAGGCTTTTTTAGTGTAGGGAAAATatgaaaagttttccaggatggaataaggaaacccatgcctcttttagctaccttgtaaggcagctccattGATGTCAAGCATGACctgcaggaagccttatgacatgatgttggATTAAAACAAGTTTATAGGAGAATTATTCAGTGGAGGGTTATTATTTAGTGTTGGAATTACACAGCACATGATTAGAAAGAGGCCATAATTGTGTCACATTTAGGGATTTTCTGTGTAGTCGTATTACAGTATTTGGTGGACAGTGTTGGGGGACCATGATGTAGGaataatgaagaacataagatgtctgtgtggtgaactccacggGAGGACACGTGTCTGAAGTGGAGACATGGTGATACAGGACCTAATGGAGAATATAGACAAACAACTATAGTCCGAAGACACGTCACCTACAGCTACAGGATGGAATAGGTAGGGATCTCTCCTGTGTTTGCAGTTGGTTTTCGAAGCTCATTAGAGGGTACACAAATGGATACTATGGAACATTCAATAAAAATGCATTGGTGCCATTTTATCCCGCCCAGCTGtgccatatatagtatacaccTTACTTAGTAGCCATTTTCCTTTTCTATATATGAATTTTCTATTGTAATTTTAGTAGTCACTAATAAGTATTCTATTTTAATTCAACTATTTTGGTCTATAGTAAGGTTTCTCCCCCGGGTTTTTGTGGTTTGGCTTATGATTGCATTGGGATTGCATTTTGTCTATGTACGTGCAATTGGTGTATTGTATCTACAAATTTTGTATTTGTTGCAATGTTTTGGTTTGTTTATGATAATAAGGTTGACCAACCTATGAAACCCCCTCACTTTGCCCCTTATGCATCACTTTTAACAAATTTTGCAAAAGAAACCATTCCTTTATATGGGCATCTGTGACTGGATATTAAGTTAAATCGTTTTAAGGACAATACGATGCTTGGTCAAGTAATGTTTTTGTGTAGTAGCTGTCTTTGTAAAAAGTTGTTATACAATTGACAAGTTTTgtccttgttcacacaacctcaggttttcTAATAACTGTTAAAAGTCACAGAGTTGAGCTCAGAAGAAATTAGACCAAGACAACATATGGTATAATATCTAAATCTCTGCGAACAGATGTCTGTGtctttattcacaccacaaaggATTTTAAAGAAACCTTCAGTGGGCTGGACTTGGGCTCGGCTAGTTAAAGATAAatagtaatgtccatagttcattggttagtaaattataatatgataATCGCAGAAACAAAGGCTGTTTCTTCTTGTAGTGGGCAGTATCGTTAATCAGCCAAGGccacattctttcactgcacagcactctgttatcaatcttcatccatagtctggcctcatcttagttttcagcatttagcaagtatatgaaaaataaaaacattttcattaaacatataacaatacttcacgCAATAATGCACTACTCTACCACCCAGCTTTTCCTGGTGCTGTTGCTTGACAACATTGATCTTCCAGAGAGTTTTTACTTTGGGAACCACTCATCTACTTCATCTCTGCTTAcagggatttgcccatgaaagaacgttctcaaatgttaatcccctagtgatgtttacacaataaagataattttaaccgcttactgcaattttactcagctttattgctgtttttgctcctctccctcagtgatggtcagtgtaaagttTCAGAGTGTGGACAGGTACTAGCTGAGCAGACATgtcatgatccctctgtactatgagatgctgtgtgctgacaatgtgcttagattatcagggtacagggtttatctacactttgatttagcttctgaagattctactagtatttgatacagagaaaaagagatatgagacagatcgTGAGATGGAtacaagacacaatgacacactcagctctgctacctctccaaatcaataaaacacacagtcagctctgctgtgccccTGTCCTTACATCAAGTCTTTTTCTTGTCTGTAGAGTTTGTAGAGCCAGTCTCCTCTGCACGCTGCTGCTGGGCAGGAAGTGCCTCTGTCTGTAGTGCTCCCTGACACacgcccctcctcctgcagtacaagagaagtTATTTATCCGAGAGGAAACTGCCAACTGTAGTttgtggtcgtatccagggacaaccaaaatataaacatcaggactgatagagacaggttttaattatatctgtgaaatgctgtatttttgttattattgatttagagaatgtgttattttgttagcctgagtatatttcagaattttgtcttcgtggaaatgcccctttaaggggttttgaGAAAATtaacaaatttcaatcccctagtgatgtttactcaATAAAAATCATGTTTATCCCCTTACTTTactttcagttttattgctgttttagattctatcactcagtgatggtcagtgtaaaatcccagagtgtggggactctctaatcagacacattatgatccctgtagtgctgtgagatacagtgtgctgaagATGTGATTAGATTAtctgggtacaaggtttatattatttacattctgaacattgtactactatctgacacagaaagagagatgagacacatcaAAGATGGGAttatgagattcatgagatgcatattacacacaatgacacagtcagcactgctacatctacaatcaggttaaaagtggtgtggaatggagtgactggctggactgcagctccctattatacatgtaataggagccattcaggagccagaagagccgtctcttcttagtgagtgtcGCCTAATGAGGCAGCTCATTAAgaagaattcccatcactagtgtgtgtatcagtgtgagctcctcctggaatgcagggggggggccactgcagggagcagagaagagctcagctccacagcgtcaGCCAAGATGGCTgttgaccctaaactcagaagatacagggtcgggtctagggacaaccaaaattatgcacaccaggactgatagagacaggtttgaattttatctgtgaaatgctgtatttttgttaataacagtgaattagagaatatgatattttgttatcctaagtatatttaagaaacttgtctgtgTGAAAATACCCTTTCAAATGCCATACCATTTACTGACCCTATATGCAGTTAGAGCTTTGTCCAGCAGAGGGCAAACCTCCCATACTCTTTAGAATGAATCCCTTATCTTCTGAGTTACTCACAACTCTTAAAAGAATGACTTATTAGTATTTATATACAAGTTAATTTAGATCATACACTTTGTTTAGCAAACAAACGTTACATAGTTTTTACaccattttttcttttacatgtgCTCAATGATTCACACATTCTGCGACAGTCAACCGTTAAGGCAAGGCTCTCTATTAGTTCATTGTTAGCTTACTGTGTGAATTTTCATAAGTACTAGGTGCTACCCTCTATCGCTGTGTTATTGTGCACATCTGGGTTTTATCTTGTATGTGTAGCAAAGGAATCCAGTCAAAATAGACTATTTCCTGGGAGATAGGATTGTACCTGTCAGTATCTTGTTACTTCAACTCTGGCTTGTTTTGGATATTTGTAATATTGTGTAATGTATCTGTCAATTTTAATTGGATGTGTAATGAAGTCTGATATAGGGTGACAGGTGATGGATTTGTACAGATACAGGTGACATATACCAAGGAGCAGAATCTTTAAATCAAGGTATGTATTCCTGTATTTTCCTGTATTTAAGACCCAGGTACAAAGGTAACAATACACTCACAACTTGCACTAAAATGTTGAGATATTTGCCATTGCATATTTTCACACTTATATGTTTTTGGGGTTTTGTTGTTGCTACTgtaattttaacaaaaatgtaGCTAAAGGGGCACTGTCTTCTGTGTCCCAACAAATTTATATACTAAAGTTATTGATCTTTGGTCCGTTTTTTTCCCTTCCATATGTCAACAGTGTGTAATCATGTTCTGGGCTGCAGAAATGGCCCAAGTGTCATCTGTTTGTACGGATCCACAAGAAAAATAGAGGGCAGGCAAATGGTGTCACTAGTTTGTCCCAACCATTTGAAGGGTCACATGGTTATGTTTCCTAGCAAGTGATACAGACCCCAAGTAGATGACACTTGTGGAGTTCAAATGTTGCATGTtcctatagacctctatgggaaggCTCGAGCCGCAAACACATGCAGTAATAGGACCTGTTCTGAATTTTCTACAACCTTcacatgcaggggcgtaacttgagggggtgcagagggtgcagtcgcacctgggcccaagaggtttagggggccgttATGgtttcactttcccatatgagaagactattactataaaccatacattatagtcaggggcctggcacagactttgcactggggcccatcagcttctagttacgccactgtataatTCTTCGGTTTAAAGACAggaaaaaaatttgaatttattGAAAGACCAGACTTGTTAAGTCGAAGTCCAGCACAAACTGTAGTAACAGCAGAATTTAGAACATTGGTCTTTTAGTAATGATATGGCTaacttaggctaagttcacactaccaacACTATTTCTGCTATTTATATccgttcaaaaagaaaaaaaacagatggaAAAAAACATTAAACTGAATGTATCTAAAGACATTGCAGTTActgtttttaacatttattatgACAAATGATTGCTCTatatatctcatgtctatctatccattaactatttctgtctatggctaaattcacactaccctTAAAGAACAGAGGTAAGGAACATtatctatgtctatctatctcttcatctaaaaaaaaataactttttctaaCTATCTGTCTCTCATATACTTCaatataaaaattataacatcTGTTGTGCATGTGGAAAAAAAGTACGGCAGCCCCTGTAATTTTTTGGGCACCAAAAAAATGCATAACGGATGACTGTATAACTGAACATAACAAATGACATTGATgtaaatgggatttttaactgttgcgttaaacctccattctttactttgtaaaaaaaacCTGAGGTTTAAagggtagtgtgaactgagctctACCTGGGTCAAATGTATATAAGTCTAGGAATATCACAGCTCAGTTATCAGCTAAATCTGTTAGATAAGCCACAGGCTCTGAATGCAAAATGAGAATTAACTTGCATtgtataaacttttaaaatgagaaaaatcttCTTTTAGTTTGGAATTAGTCTCCCAGTAtttcctgtttaaccccttaacgacccagGAAGAAAATGTACGTCCAAGTTGATGACTAATTTGCGCCCTTGGAATTACATTTTCGTCATCAACTGCAGATCAAAATGGCACATTTACACCACAATGAactcaataaaaagtacaacttattACGCAAAAATAACCCCTAATAGAGCTCAATCAACAAAACAATCAAAATGTTAAGCCTCTtagaagatggcgatgcaaaaacaagtgagATTTTCTCcccaaatgcatttttattcagcaaaattattcaaacacaaaaagctaaataaatgggttatcgtcgtaatcgtactgacccatagagcATAAACATATGCTTTACAGtgtataaaagaaaaaagaaaaaataacccCTTGCTGAACATGGAGGAAAATGCGTTTCCGAGTTGGCAGGTTGTTCCCGCACCTTTTTGGTCCTGCAAGAAACTGTAACCGTGACAACTGTAAACAGTAATAGTGTGCGGGACCCCAGCTGTATGTGACAGCTGGAATCTTGATAGTCGCAATCCCGGCTACAGGCGACACAGTCAAACATGACCGTAGCATCTATAGGGCTTTCCCACCTGCCCCCACCTTGATCGGCAACCCCTGTGCATCAGGTGGGAGTGGGACAGTAAAAGAATGTAAAGAAATTGataaaaatttttacaaacaaaagaataaaattaaaaatgtctcctaaatgccccatatattataaaacttCCAGATATAATATAAAAGTGACAAATCACCAGGCAATACGCACAtacatagtatcactgtgtcTGTAACAACccttagaaaaaaataaaacctgaacCCAACTGTgagtactgtaaaaaaaaaaaattccgaaaATGAGGATTTTTGCATGTCCAACCAAACTAAAAACCATTTACGCAACAATGATTACAATAAAAAGTATTTATTCTGAAAAAAATAAGTCTTAATACAGCTAAATCAACAATCTAAATGTTACGGCACTTAGAAGATGGCCATGCAAAAGCAAGTGATTTTTCTCTTCAAATGAGATTTTATTCTACAAAAGTATTCAAACattaaaaatttatataaatgggatatcgccATTAATCGTTCTGACCCAtagaaaaaataacataaaaacatgATATCTATGCTATATTGTGTCTAATacaaaaaatgaaagtaaaaaatCAGTTTCAgaatagattttatttttgtattcccGCCAAAAAACTGGTGTTACTATACtccttgaggggtttagttttcaATTGGGGTTTCTCCTGTTCTGGTATGTTATAGGCTCAGAAATACCCCATAGCGCCTGAAATTTGTTC
Proteins encoded:
- the LOC140126624 gene encoding uncharacterized protein isoform X3; this encodes MPTCGRLESEPYSDSSELDPNLLEQEVFRSRQEDPDSFLCKEGPAVVDGIKEPRERSMLAPPPNHHHSDGRKQLRLGSNPSFPLRAGVLDSSPSKKQLKLQGVKSGLGSAKIEHSLSEGSSYPHSLGQRLDSVLFKETRGYKISSIIESGSYHLPVGGRKHPFHLCHSFEGIPQQRSGLSQQERDPTERMVSQPGNLPTSNQRLGHAPNRPIRHEGEFKMPTILLSGGRRVQRSLGRVQPSLERKSYVCLSPNSPNCESTQENLARPVKGDPDLPKLAKKKLVPTAEVPICPATLYSTDSEGPAIPRSDFPSRSRKTPSGGLDPEFEFLRSQGLSRAVITTLKASRKKVTFAIYHKIWKKFVTFCGANPPSQSNPNILQVLDFLQKGLEIGLSTSTLKVQISALSAFFDQPLADHRITLTLDPSFVPKVASRFHKNQEIILPSFYGNPSSSKELEWHSLDVRRSVLEYLKATKPWRKDHNLFVQFQGKNKGVKASKTTIARWLKTAIASCYTEQGKEVPPNLKAHSTRAISASWAEKRGASLEQICRAATWVSSSTFAKHYRLDLPNSQDLAFGQKVLQAVVPP
- the LOC140126624 gene encoding uncharacterized protein isoform X1, coding for MPTCGRLESEPYSDSSELDPNLLEQEVFRSRQEDPDSFLCKEGPAVVDGIKEPRERSMLAPPPNHHHSDGRKQLRLGSNPSFPLRAGVLDSSPSKKQLKLQGVKSGLGSAKIEHSLSEGSSYPHSLGQRLDSVLFKETRGYKISSIIESGSYHLPVGGRKHPFHLCHSFEGIPQQRSGLSQQERDPTERMVSQPGNLPTSNQRLGHAPNRPIRHEGEFKMPTILLSGGRRVQRSLGRVQPSLERKSYVCLSPNSPNCESTQENLARPVKGDPDLPKLAKKKLVPTAEVPICPATLYSTDSEGPAIPRSDFPSRSRKTPSGGLDPEFEFLRSQGLSRAVITTLKASRKKVTFAIYHKIWKKFVTFCGANPPSQSNPNILQVLDFLQKGLEIGLSTSTLKVQISALSAFFDQPLADHRWVKRFIAAANRIRPQVLKRVPSWDLSLVLDALSRPPFEPLKDASIKNLTLKTSLLVAVTSARRLGELQAISIREPYMCILPDRITLTLDPSFVPKVASRFHKNQEIILPSFYGNPSSSKELEWHSLDFQGKNKGVKASKTTIARWLKTAIASCYTEQGKEVPPNLKAHSTRAISASWAEKRGASLEQICRAATWVSSSTFAKHYRLDLPNSQDLAFGQKVLQAVVPP
- the LOC140126624 gene encoding uncharacterized protein isoform X2; translation: MPTCGRLESEPYSDSSELDPNLLEQEVFRSRQEDPDSFLCKEGPAVVDGIKEPRERSMLAPPPNHHHSDGRKQLRLGSNPSFPLRAGVLDSSPSKKQLKLQGVKSGLGSAKIEHSLSEGSSYPHSLGQRLDSVLFKETRGYKISSIIESGSYHLPVGGRKHPFHLCHSFEGIPQQRSGLSQQERDPTERMVSQPGNLPTSNQRLGHAPNRPIRHEGEFKMPTILLSGGRRVQRSLGRVQPSLERKSYVCLSPNSPNCESTQENLARPVKGDPDLPKLAKKKLVPTAEVPICPATLYSTDSEGPAIPRSDFPSRSRKTPSGGLDPEFEFLRSQGLSRAVITTLKVLDFLQKGLEIGLSTSTLKVQISALSAFFDQPLADHRWVKRFIAAANRIRPQVLKRVPSWDLSLVLDALSRPPFEPLKDASIKNLTLKTSLLVAVTSARRLGELQAISIREPYMCILPDRITLTLDPSFVPKVASRFHKNQEIILPSFYGNPSSSKELEWHSLDVRRSVLEYLKATKPWRKDHNLFVQFQGKNKGVKASKTTIARWLKTAIASCYTEQGKEVPPNLKAHSTRAISASWAEKRGASLEQICRAATWVSSSTFAKHYRLDLPNSQDLAFGQKVLQAVVPP